The following are encoded together in the bacterium genome:
- a CDS encoding cytochrome P450, which translates to MESLPIHEASFYLGDVAPTYARLRREAPVYWSEAAGLWVLSTYADIQRVSKQPALFCSSRGVIINDPIRLAGTLSTPPSIIHMDPPAHGRYRRLVSGAFTPRMVAGLEPRIRELVQETLDAVPSGAPFDFVDHVAAPVPLLVIAEMLGVPAGDRATFRRWSDAVIAAADAPDPSATVAEVVELFSYFMGMLAERRAAPRDDLLSALVTGVVDGDRLSDEEILMFCMTLLVAGNETTRNLVAGGVRALLEHPGQLARLRAEPALLPAAIEEMLRWVSPVRAFIRTATEDTAVRDVPIPSGASLVLLYASGNRDEAAFGDTAGELRVDRPVDPAHLAFGFGEHFCIGSSLARLEARCMLEGVLARWEHLALAGAAEVLPSTVMNGLRRLPVRAA; encoded by the coding sequence ATGGAGTCGCTGCCGATCCACGAGGCGTCCTTCTACCTGGGCGACGTCGCGCCGACCTACGCGCGCCTGCGGCGCGAGGCGCCGGTGTACTGGTCGGAGGCCGCCGGGCTGTGGGTCCTGTCGACCTACGCCGACATCCAGCGCGTCTCGAAGCAGCCCGCGCTCTTCTGCTCGAGCCGCGGCGTCATCATCAACGACCCGATCCGTCTCGCCGGCACGCTGTCGACGCCGCCGTCGATCATCCACATGGACCCGCCCGCGCACGGCCGCTACCGGCGCCTCGTCAGCGGCGCGTTCACGCCGCGCATGGTCGCGGGCCTCGAGCCGCGCATCCGCGAGCTGGTCCAGGAGACGCTCGACGCGGTGCCGAGCGGCGCGCCGTTCGACTTCGTCGATCACGTCGCCGCCCCGGTTCCGCTCCTCGTCATCGCCGAGATGCTCGGCGTGCCCGCCGGCGACCGCGCGACCTTCCGGCGCTGGTCCGACGCCGTCATCGCCGCGGCCGACGCGCCCGACCCGTCGGCGACGGTCGCCGAGGTGGTCGAGCTGTTCTCGTACTTCATGGGCATGCTCGCCGAGCGCCGCGCCGCCCCCCGCGACGACCTCCTCTCCGCCCTGGTGACGGGCGTCGTCGACGGCGACCGGCTGTCGGACGAGGAGATCCTGATGTTCTGCATGACCCTCCTCGTGGCCGGCAACGAGACGACGCGGAACCTCGTCGCCGGCGGCGTGCGCGCGCTGCTCGAGCATCCGGGCCAGCTCGCGCGCCTGCGCGCCGAGCCGGCACTGCTGCCCGCGGCGATCGAGGAGATGCTGCGCTGGGTGTCGCCGGTGCGCGCCTTCATCCGCACCGCGACCGAGGACACGGCCGTGCGCGACGTGCCGATCCCGTCCGGCGCGTCGCTCGTGCTGCTCTACGCGTCGGGCAACCGCGACGAGGCCGCCTTCGGCGACACGGCGGGCGAGCTCCGCGTCGACCGTCCCGTCGATCCCGCGCACCTGGCGTTCGGGTTCGGCGAGCACTTCTGCATCGGGTCCAGCCTGGCGCGGCTGGAGGCGCGGTGCATGCTGGAGGGCGTGCTGGCGCGGTGGGAGCACCTCGCGCTCGCGGGTGCGGCGGAGGTGCTGCCGTCGACGGTGATGAACGGGCTGCGACGTCTGCCGGTGCGGGCAGCATGA
- a CDS encoding FAD-dependent oxidoreductase, with protein sequence MSETDAAEPTDPYLRLDQIMPRLTQEQVEHARAFGVEEDLPKGTVLFERGDRSVDLFVVLTGEIDIYEQTPDGEGRITTLGPSQFTGETDLLNAREVLVGARALVDTRVIRIPRIRVRAFLASNPRIGEIVMRASILRRVGFMKHDQAGPLLVGPPADGRTLRIERFLARNGYPFRLLDAASEEGAARLHAHDLAPDDTPVVVVPGRGVLRKPTNTQLAAALGLLEPLEPDAVFDLAIVGGGPAGLAAAVYGASEGLETIVLESEAPGGQAGTSSKIENYLGFPTGISGEALAGRAFVQAQKFGAHFAVARCVVRLDCDVQPFALELDDGLRVRARAVVVASGARYRKLDLENFDQFEGNGLHYAATAFEERVCTGLEVIVVGGGNSAGQAAVFLSRRAAHVHVLVRGAGLAESMSNYLIDRIEGSSRITLHTFTEITALHGTQRLEGVTWTNVRTRESETRPICNVFLMLGAVPNTDWLRGCVDLDDKGFVRCGAGFASPTVDRLPNALETSIPGVFAVGDVRAGSVKRVASGVGEGSIVVSAVHRVLGPG encoded by the coding sequence ATGAGCGAGACCGACGCCGCCGAGCCGACCGATCCGTACCTCCGCCTCGACCAGATCATGCCGCGCCTGACGCAGGAGCAGGTCGAGCACGCGCGGGCCTTCGGCGTCGAGGAGGACCTCCCCAAAGGAACCGTCCTCTTCGAGCGCGGCGACCGCTCCGTCGATCTCTTCGTCGTGCTGACGGGCGAGATCGACATCTACGAGCAGACGCCGGACGGCGAGGGACGCATCACGACGCTGGGCCCGAGCCAGTTCACCGGCGAGACCGATCTGCTGAACGCCCGTGAGGTCCTCGTCGGGGCGCGGGCCCTCGTCGACACGCGGGTGATCCGCATCCCAAGGATCCGGGTGCGCGCGTTCCTCGCGTCGAATCCGCGCATCGGCGAGATCGTCATGCGCGCCTCGATCCTGCGTCGGGTGGGGTTCATGAAGCACGATCAGGCCGGCCCGCTGCTCGTCGGCCCCCCCGCCGACGGCCGCACGCTGCGGATCGAGCGCTTCCTCGCGCGCAACGGCTACCCGTTCCGCCTGCTCGACGCCGCCAGCGAGGAAGGCGCCGCGCGCCTGCACGCGCACGATCTCGCGCCGGACGACACTCCCGTCGTCGTGGTTCCCGGGCGCGGCGTCCTGCGCAAGCCGACGAACACGCAGCTCGCGGCCGCCCTCGGCCTGCTCGAGCCGCTCGAGCCCGACGCGGTGTTCGACCTCGCCATCGTCGGCGGCGGCCCCGCTGGCCTCGCGGCCGCGGTCTACGGCGCCTCGGAGGGCCTCGAGACGATCGTGCTCGAGAGCGAGGCGCCGGGCGGCCAGGCGGGCACCAGCTCGAAGATCGAGAACTACCTCGGCTTCCCCACCGGCATCTCGGGCGAGGCGCTCGCCGGCCGCGCCTTCGTGCAGGCGCAGAAGTTCGGCGCCCACTTCGCCGTCGCCCGCTGCGTCGTGCGGCTCGACTGCGACGTCCAGCCGTTCGCCCTCGAGCTCGACGACGGCCTGCGCGTGCGCGCCCGCGCGGTGGTCGTCGCCAGCGGCGCCCGCTACCGCAAGCTCGACCTCGAGAACTTCGACCAGTTCGAGGGCAACGGCCTGCACTACGCGGCGACCGCGTTCGAGGAGCGCGTGTGCACCGGCCTCGAGGTCATCGTGGTCGGCGGCGGCAACTCGGCCGGCCAGGCGGCGGTGTTCCTCTCCCGCCGCGCCGCCCACGTCCACGTGCTCGTCCGCGGCGCCGGCCTCGCGGAGTCGATGTCGAACTACCTGATCGACCGCATCGAAGGCTCGTCGCGCATCACGCTCCACACCTTCACCGAGATCACCGCTCTCCACGGCACCCAGCGCCTCGAAGGCGTCACCTGGACCAACGTCCGCACCCGCGAGAGCGAGACGCGCCCGATCTGCAACGTCTTCCTCATGCTCGGCGCCGTCCCGAACACCGACTGGCTGCGCGGCTGCGTCGACCTCGACGACAAGGGCTTCGTGCGCTGCGGCGCCGGCTTCGCGTCACCGACCGTCGACCGGCTTCCGAACGCGCTGGAGACGAGCATCCCCGGGGTGTTCGCGGTGGGCGACGTACGGGCGGGATCGGTGAAGCGGGTGGCGTCGGGCGTCGGCGAAGGGTCGATCGTGGTGTCGGCCGTGCACCGCGTGCTCGGGCCGGGGTGA
- a CDS encoding DUF222 domain-containing protein, with protein MMYADKERLGDEIAELAAHLDAATHRLLVLIGEFDASGGWADQGALTCAHWLGWRIGLELGAAREHVRVARALRDLPQIGDALRRGQVSYSKVRALTRVATPDTEATLLAMARASTASQLERICRGYRRATRDHDARPEDEADERWLREGDTGTGFVRFDIQLRTEEAALLRRALEVATERAWTRDDVPAGTRAAQCRRTDALMAVLESYLAGDVDGAPPVELVVHTDAGATLDDGTALPPATGERLACDATIVTVTEDSRGNVLDVGRRRRSIPTLLRRALRLRDRGCRFPGCTNRRVDGHHVVPWSRGGPTSLQNLVSLCRRHHGYVHEYGMRIVTDAAAAGLRFVRPNGTVVSPYDARPEVAPDPAAVLQARNAGEGIDAMTAYPRWDGTPPDYGTIVWSLMPTA; from the coding sequence ATGATGTACGCCGACAAGGAGCGCCTCGGCGACGAGATCGCCGAGCTCGCCGCCCATCTCGACGCCGCCACGCATCGCCTCCTCGTCCTGATCGGCGAGTTCGACGCCTCCGGCGGCTGGGCCGACCAGGGCGCGCTCACCTGCGCCCATTGGCTCGGCTGGCGCATCGGCCTCGAGCTCGGCGCGGCCCGCGAGCACGTCCGCGTCGCGCGCGCGCTGCGCGACCTCCCGCAGATCGGCGACGCCCTGCGCCGCGGCCAGGTCAGCTACTCCAAGGTGCGCGCGCTCACCCGCGTCGCGACCCCCGACACCGAGGCCACGCTCCTCGCGATGGCCCGCGCCTCGACGGCGTCGCAGCTCGAGCGCATCTGCCGCGGCTACCGGCGCGCGACGCGCGATCACGACGCGCGCCCCGAAGACGAAGCCGACGAGCGCTGGCTGCGCGAGGGCGACACCGGGACCGGCTTCGTGCGCTTCGACATCCAGCTACGCACGGAGGAGGCCGCGCTCCTGCGCCGCGCGCTGGAGGTCGCCACGGAACGCGCCTGGACCCGCGACGACGTTCCCGCGGGAACGCGCGCGGCGCAGTGCCGCCGCACCGACGCGTTGATGGCCGTGCTCGAGTCGTACCTCGCGGGCGACGTGGACGGCGCCCCGCCCGTGGAGCTGGTCGTCCACACCGACGCCGGCGCCACGCTCGACGACGGCACCGCGCTGCCGCCCGCCACCGGCGAGCGCCTCGCGTGCGACGCGACGATCGTCACGGTGACGGAAGATTCCCGCGGGAACGTCCTCGACGTCGGCCGGCGGCGCCGCAGCATCCCGACGCTGCTGCGCCGCGCCCTGCGCCTGCGGGACCGCGGCTGCCGCTTCCCGGGCTGCACGAACCGCCGCGTCGACGGCCACCACGTCGTGCCATGGTCGCGGGGCGGGCCGACGTCGCTGCAGAACCTCGTCTCGCTCTGCCGCCGGCACCACGGCTACGTGCACGAGTACGGAATGCGCATCGTGACCGACGCCGCCGCCGCCGGCCTCCGCTTCGTACGGCCGAACGGCACGGTGGTGTCGCCCTACGACGCGCGCCCCGAGGTCGCACCGGACCCCGCCGCGGTGCTGCAGGCGCGCAACGCCGGCGAGGGGATCGACGCGATGACGGCGTACCCGCGGTGGGACGGGACGCCGCCGGACTACGGGACGATCGTGTGGTCGCTGATGCCGACGGCGTGA
- a CDS encoding class I SAM-dependent methyltransferase → MLGFTSNQEFGRLPVAECLACTHRFLPHPPTATALAAFYDRFYDDARSSARAPRPGLRDRALVRTLRQRLPRNARVLDIGANRGATLSAFPEGCRLEGVEPSVTAAAVAARDPRLTIHNVPVEALDLPERTFDCVVSLAVIEHVRDTRGYLRTIERLLAPGGCAVLMTGDWATWQGRRMGPQWHLYHSDGHLHFFSARSLETALGAAGLRVRDRMWVGPNPISSRLPKALGRALHCQTTTLMVPALFGRRPLGDHVYVWVERAAPCPPAHAVGISDHTIVP, encoded by the coding sequence ATGCTCGGATTCACGAGCAACCAGGAGTTTGGACGCCTCCCCGTCGCGGAGTGTCTCGCGTGCACGCATCGTTTTCTCCCTCATCCGCCGACTGCCACTGCCCTTGCCGCCTTCTATGATCGCTTCTACGACGACGCGCGATCGTCCGCGCGTGCTCCGCGACCTGGCCTTCGAGATCGCGCGCTGGTTCGCACGTTGCGCCAACGCCTGCCCCGCAACGCGCGCGTTCTGGACATCGGCGCGAACCGCGGTGCGACCCTCAGTGCCTTTCCTGAGGGGTGTCGTCTGGAAGGTGTCGAACCGTCGGTGACGGCTGCCGCTGTCGCAGCTCGCGATCCGCGATTGACCATCCACAACGTGCCGGTCGAGGCTCTCGATCTCCCGGAGCGGACGTTTGACTGTGTCGTGTCGCTAGCCGTCATCGAGCATGTTCGCGACACCCGTGGGTACCTGCGCACCATCGAACGACTCCTGGCGCCCGGCGGCTGTGCGGTTCTGATGACCGGCGACTGGGCGACCTGGCAGGGGCGGCGCATGGGGCCACAGTGGCACCTCTATCATTCAGATGGACACCTCCATTTCTTCTCCGCCCGCTCGCTCGAGACCGCACTCGGAGCGGCCGGTTTGCGCGTGCGTGACCGGATGTGGGTGGGACCGAACCCGATCTCTTCGCGGCTGCCGAAGGCGTTGGGCCGCGCGCTGCATTGTCAGACGACCACGCTGATGGTTCCTGCGCTGTTCGGGCGCCGCCCCCTCGGTGACCATGTGTACGTCTGGGTCGAGCGCGCGGCGCCCTGCCCGCCCGCTCACGCCGTCGGCATCAGCGACCACACGATCGTCCCGTAG
- a CDS encoding glycosyltransferase, with product MKVVHVTVGLEPGGSERMLVKLLPGLSNRHAHNVVVSLTTPGPLSEPLHDAGIQVIPLGLSKTFPIAGFSRLVNFLRDQAPDIAHCWMYHANLFGGLAARAARVPSVVWSVRHTDLTRHSLKPSTLVVARAGGLLSSTLPSRILFNATASLREHSRLGYSEGLSMVIPNGFDTTAFRKDAVAYASLRRELDLHPETRLVGLIGRMDVAKDHPTFLRAAALVRERLPGTHFLLAGTGITRDTPELWAQVLKHSLAPSTHLLGYRADVPRITAGLDVAVSSSTTEAFANVIGEAMACEVPCVVTAVGDSQAIVGDTGRVVPSGLPDALAEAIVELLELPERDRRELGHRARDRVSQLYSLEAITDRTFALYEELLRARRPSGP from the coding sequence ATGAAGGTGGTCCACGTCACAGTTGGCCTTGAACCTGGTGGCAGTGAGCGAATGCTCGTCAAGCTTCTTCCAGGACTAAGCAACCGACACGCGCACAACGTCGTCGTGTCACTCACCACCCCCGGGCCTCTCTCCGAGCCGCTCCACGATGCTGGCATTCAGGTCATTCCCCTGGGCCTCTCGAAGACATTCCCGATTGCCGGCTTCTCACGCCTGGTCAACTTCCTCAGGGATCAGGCTCCAGACATCGCTCACTGTTGGATGTACCACGCCAATCTATTCGGGGGACTCGCTGCTCGCGCCGCACGTGTCCCCTCTGTCGTGTGGTCTGTACGGCATACGGATCTAACGCGGCACAGCCTCAAGCCCTCAACTCTCGTGGTCGCTCGCGCTGGCGGCTTGCTCTCCTCCACCCTTCCATCACGCATCCTCTTCAACGCCACGGCTAGCCTGCGAGAACACTCGCGCCTGGGTTACAGCGAAGGGCTATCGATGGTGATCCCCAATGGATTCGACACCACTGCCTTTCGAAAAGACGCCGTTGCGTACGCGAGCCTTCGCCGCGAACTCGATCTTCATCCTGAAACCCGACTCGTCGGCTTGATTGGCCGCATGGACGTCGCGAAGGACCATCCAACCTTTCTCCGCGCAGCGGCCCTTGTCCGAGAACGTCTCCCCGGAACACACTTTCTACTGGCTGGGACCGGTATTACCCGCGACACACCTGAGCTTTGGGCACAGGTCCTCAAACACTCGCTGGCACCCAGCACGCATCTCCTAGGCTATCGCGCCGATGTTCCGCGCATAACGGCAGGACTCGACGTGGCAGTTTCGTCTTCGACTACCGAGGCGTTCGCGAATGTAATCGGTGAGGCGATGGCATGCGAAGTCCCGTGTGTCGTCACCGCTGTTGGTGACTCCCAGGCGATTGTTGGCGATACGGGTCGTGTGGTGCCAAGCGGACTTCCCGACGCGCTGGCGGAGGCAATCGTCGAACTCCTCGAACTGCCCGAGCGAGACCGACGAGAGCTGGGCCACCGTGCTCGAGATCGGGTCTCACAGTTGTACAGCTTGGAAGCGATAACGGACCGGACATTCGCCCTCTATGAGGAGCTCCTTCGCGCCCGCCGACCTAGCGGACCCTAA
- the wzy gene encoding O-antigen polysaccharide polymerase Wzy yields the protein MEPTAPGTAPVYSVPARRLFSEDFWLGALWFATLVQAVVVATHAPAGRSDHGFEFALANVLVVIGLFSHCALSLRRGHLEMPWLGFLFPLAFVLFHFGTFGLDHRWYAPEFFGYAWQVASLGLLSWLCGYDLTRGRRRIRRRPVFTIGGRAISPLQAGTVLLVAKMGFVLSVALQASLPLSYGAVAFFTRVYGKEALTPTGDNWQAYLYALGGITMAPSLVTLAVASVGASGRLFPTRRWAIAVGLYLATFLLEGDRGELTAAVLPLVFVRHYWVRRIPWRYGVILVAVGLTMFGTLKLYRGKKDVVAAVTQTFQVSTYEMLMHEMGNTLDTVVRSMALVPTRENYFAGKTYLWALARALPNVSLQPRDWGFVSSVWIVEKTAPDVAARFGGFGYSVVAEAYINFGGVGAGAFLCVIGLLTGTLERRLAGPRVSIWAIVLVLLFEMALLMHVRNTAVIFVRGFIWTAAIVLMLRATSSVLFVSRPRRPLKHSVMGSGREIAAGNPPLVEGATT from the coding sequence ATGGAGCCGACGGCTCCCGGCACCGCTCCCGTCTACTCGGTTCCCGCTCGCCGGCTGTTCTCCGAAGACTTTTGGCTCGGGGCGCTGTGGTTCGCGACTCTAGTGCAGGCGGTCGTGGTCGCGACCCACGCCCCTGCCGGGCGTAGCGATCACGGCTTCGAGTTCGCCCTAGCCAATGTCCTGGTCGTGATCGGCCTGTTCAGCCACTGTGCGCTGTCTCTGCGCCGCGGACATCTCGAGATGCCCTGGCTCGGCTTCCTGTTTCCGCTGGCGTTCGTTCTCTTCCACTTCGGGACATTCGGCCTCGATCATCGCTGGTACGCGCCAGAGTTCTTCGGCTACGCCTGGCAGGTCGCCAGTCTCGGTCTGCTATCGTGGCTCTGCGGTTACGATCTTACGCGCGGGAGGCGGCGCATCCGACGGCGCCCAGTGTTCACGATCGGAGGTAGGGCGATCAGTCCTCTTCAGGCGGGGACGGTGTTGTTGGTCGCCAAGATGGGCTTCGTCCTGTCCGTCGCACTGCAGGCGTCGCTCCCGTTGAGCTATGGCGCCGTGGCGTTCTTCACCCGAGTCTACGGGAAGGAGGCCCTCACCCCTACTGGCGATAACTGGCAAGCGTACCTCTATGCCCTTGGGGGCATCACGATGGCGCCATCGCTTGTCACGCTTGCTGTGGCTAGCGTTGGGGCTTCCGGCAGGCTTTTCCCAACCCGTCGCTGGGCGATTGCTGTCGGCCTCTACCTCGCAACGTTCCTGCTCGAGGGGGATCGTGGGGAGCTAACGGCAGCAGTGCTACCGCTGGTGTTCGTGCGTCACTATTGGGTGCGCCGCATTCCCTGGAGGTACGGCGTCATCCTTGTCGCCGTAGGCCTGACCATGTTCGGGACCCTCAAGCTGTACAGGGGGAAGAAGGATGTGGTCGCGGCGGTTACCCAGACGTTCCAGGTCTCGACGTACGAGATGCTGATGCACGAGATGGGGAACACGCTCGATACCGTGGTGCGGTCGATGGCGCTGGTGCCAACGCGCGAGAACTACTTTGCTGGAAAGACCTACCTGTGGGCGCTCGCGCGCGCGCTGCCGAATGTGTCGCTGCAGCCGCGCGATTGGGGGTTCGTCTCTTCGGTCTGGATCGTGGAGAAAACGGCACCCGACGTCGCCGCGCGGTTCGGCGGCTTCGGGTACTCAGTTGTCGCAGAAGCCTACATCAATTTCGGGGGGGTGGGGGCGGGGGCATTCCTGTGTGTCATTGGATTGCTGACGGGCACCCTAGAGAGAAGGCTCGCGGGGCCTCGTGTGAGCATCTGGGCCATTGTGCTCGTGCTTCTGTTCGAGATGGCGCTGCTGATGCACGTGCGGAATACGGCCGTGATCTTCGTGCGTGGGTTCATCTGGACGGCCGCGATCGTGCTCATGCTGCGCGCGACCAGTAGTGTCTTGTTCGTCTCCCGTCCCCGCCGCCCCCTAAAACACTCGGTGATGGGATCAGGGCGGGAAATAGCGGCCGGGAACCCGCCACTAGTGGAGGGGGCTACGACCTGA
- a CDS encoding GDP-mannose 4,6-dehydratase produces MRGDSVCTIDDLSTGSIENIRPFKDHPRYRYHIDSVQNVPLTAELVDEADVVIHLAAAVGVRLIVESPVRTIETNIQGTEVVLSLAAKKRRRVLIASTSEVYGKRVEVPFREDDDLVMGPTSKGRWSYACSKAIDEFLALAYWKEKRVPTTIVRLFNTVGPRQTGRYGMVVPTMVRQALREEPITVYGDGTQSRCFGHVSDVVGALVALAEHEQSIGEVFNVGNDGEITIGELAARIKRMTGSPSPIELVPYEQAYEAGFEDMLRRVPDLTKLKRLVDYRPQYDTDRILESVIGYEVEKMTRRNVPAVHFGVHV; encoded by the coding sequence ATGCGCGGGGACTCGGTGTGCACGATCGACGATCTGTCGACGGGGTCGATCGAGAACATCCGGCCGTTCAAGGACCATCCGCGCTACCGCTACCACATTGATTCCGTCCAGAACGTTCCCCTGACCGCGGAGCTGGTCGACGAGGCGGACGTCGTCATCCACCTCGCCGCCGCCGTCGGCGTGCGGCTCATCGTCGAGAGCCCGGTGCGGACGATCGAGACCAACATCCAGGGCACCGAGGTGGTGCTCTCGCTGGCGGCGAAGAAGCGCCGCCGCGTGCTGATCGCCTCGACGTCGGAGGTGTACGGCAAGCGCGTCGAGGTGCCGTTCCGCGAGGACGACGACCTCGTCATGGGCCCGACCAGCAAGGGCCGCTGGAGCTACGCCTGCTCGAAGGCGATCGACGAGTTCCTGGCGCTCGCCTACTGGAAGGAGAAGCGCGTCCCGACCACGATCGTGCGTCTCTTCAACACCGTCGGCCCGCGCCAGACCGGCCGCTACGGCATGGTCGTGCCGACGATGGTGCGCCAGGCGCTGCGCGAGGAGCCGATCACCGTCTACGGCGACGGCACCCAGAGCCGCTGCTTCGGGCACGTGTCCGACGTGGTCGGCGCGCTCGTGGCGCTCGCCGAGCACGAGCAGTCGATCGGCGAGGTCTTCAACGTCGGCAACGACGGCGAGATCACGATCGGCGAGCTGGCCGCGCGCATCAAGCGCATGACGGGGTCGCCGTCGCCGATCGAGCTCGTCCCCTACGAGCAGGCGTACGAGGCGGGTTTCGAGGACATGCTGCGCCGCGTGCCCGACCTGACGAAGCTGAAGCGCCTCGTCGACTACCGCCCGCAGTACGATACCGATCGCATCCTCGAGAGCGTCATAGGCTACGAGGTGGAGAAGATGACCCGCCGGAACGTTCCGGCCGTGCACTTCGGCGTCCACGTGTGA
- a CDS encoding glycosyltransferase: MRNERPLRVLRIIDRLNVGGPTKHVTWLTAGLASAGAETTLVTGTIAPGEGDMSWFARDAGVAPVVLPTMSRALGLADVRVAWQLYRLMRRLRPDVVHTHKAKAGAVGRAAALLYRWTTPSALVGRPRPLAVVHTFHGHVFHGYYGRLASRAFVWIERVLARLGTDRIVTISAQQRSEVVGRYAVGTPQQTVVVPLGLDLPEPGDGARVRAELGMADGEVLIGIVGRLCEVKDHATMLAAFVQLVAGGVHARLAIVGDGHLRAELEAAARAAGVAERVHFLGFRDDMADVYAALDVCALTSVNEGTPLTLLEAMACGRPVAATAVGGVVDILGARQRSADGVAIWEHGVTAPAGDAAAFAVALRHLALRPAARSLMGASGRAWVMANMTADRLIRDMGRLYERLARERAIVREGVWDAGADHGRSGVHRVAFDRALPDARGLGVHDRRSVDGVDREHPAVQGPSALPLPH, encoded by the coding sequence ATGCGGAATGAACGGCCGTTGCGGGTGCTGCGGATCATCGACCGGCTGAACGTCGGCGGCCCGACGAAGCACGTCACCTGGCTGACGGCGGGCCTCGCGTCCGCCGGTGCAGAGACGACGCTGGTCACGGGCACGATCGCGCCGGGCGAAGGCGACATGAGCTGGTTCGCGCGCGACGCGGGCGTCGCCCCGGTCGTGCTGCCGACCATGAGCCGGGCCCTCGGCCTCGCCGACGTCCGGGTCGCGTGGCAGCTCTATCGCCTGATGCGCCGGCTGCGGCCGGACGTCGTGCACACGCACAAGGCCAAGGCCGGTGCGGTGGGCCGCGCGGCCGCGCTGCTGTACCGCTGGACGACGCCGTCGGCCCTCGTCGGCCGGCCGCGGCCCCTGGCGGTGGTGCACACGTTCCACGGCCACGTCTTCCACGGCTACTACGGGCGGCTCGCCTCGCGCGCGTTCGTGTGGATCGAGCGCGTGCTCGCACGGCTCGGGACCGATCGCATCGTCACCATCAGCGCGCAGCAGCGCAGCGAGGTCGTCGGCCGCTACGCCGTCGGCACGCCGCAGCAGACCGTCGTGGTGCCGCTCGGGCTCGACCTGCCGGAGCCCGGCGACGGCGCGCGCGTGCGCGCCGAGCTGGGGATGGCCGACGGCGAGGTGCTGATCGGCATCGTCGGGCGGCTCTGCGAGGTGAAGGACCACGCGACCATGCTCGCCGCGTTCGTGCAGCTCGTCGCCGGCGGCGTGCACGCCCGCTTGGCGATCGTGGGCGACGGCCATCTGCGCGCGGAGCTCGAGGCCGCGGCGCGCGCGGCCGGCGTCGCGGAGCGGGTGCATTTCCTCGGCTTCCGCGACGACATGGCCGACGTCTACGCGGCGCTGGACGTCTGCGCGCTGACGTCGGTGAACGAAGGCACGCCGCTCACGCTGCTCGAGGCGATGGCCTGCGGGCGGCCGGTGGCGGCGACGGCGGTCGGCGGCGTCGTCGACATCCTCGGCGCGCGCCAGCGCAGCGCCGACGGGGTGGCGATCTGGGAGCACGGCGTCACCGCGCCGGCGGGCGACGCGGCGGCCTTCGCCGTGGCGCTGCGCCACCTGGCTCTGCGGCCCGCGGCGCGGAGCCTCATGGGCGCGAGCGGGCGCGCCTGGGTGATGGCCAACATGACGGCCGATCGCCTGATCCGGGACATGGGGCGGTTGTACGAGCGGCTCGCCAGAGAGCGGGCGATCGTGCGGGAAGGGGTGTGGGATGCGGGTGCTGATCACGGGCGGAGCGGGGTTCATCGGGTCGCATTTGACCGAGCGCTACCTGATGCGCGGGGACTCGGTGTGCACGATCGACGATCTGTCGACGGGGTCGATCGAGAACATCCGGCCGTTCAAGGACCATCCGCGCTACCGCTACCACATTGA